From Mumia sp. ZJ1417:
TCCAGCGCATCGTCGTCCGCAACGGGATGAGCTACGACCTCGCCGACAAGCTGCTGCGCGACATCGCTGCGGCCACGAGCGATCTCGACAGCCTTCCTGCGGCGATCCCGCGGTCCGTGGCGAAGCGCACCTTCCACCACTGAGGGGTGCGGCTCGGCGCGGAGCTCATCCTCACCGTTCTCGGGGCGGTGTGGCTGACGGCGATCGCCGCCCCTCGAGCACACCGGCGAACGCGAGCATCGTGATGCCGGCGAGGGGGACGACGAGGAGGCCGACCCGCAGGCTCGTCGCGTCCGCGACGAGGCCGACGATCGGGGGCGAGACGAGGAATCCGACCCGCATGAGCCAGGTCAGCAGCGTGAGTCCCGTGCCGGGCTTGAAACCGGGGAGCTCGTCGGCGCCGTGCATCGCCGCGGGGATCACGGTCGCGACGCCGAACCCGGCGGCCGCGAACCCGGCGATGGTCCCCGGCACCGTCGGGAAGGCCAGTGCGGCGCCCATGCCCGACGCGGTGATCAGGCCCCCGACGCGGACCACGGCGCGCTGCCCGAACCGGTCGACCAGCCGGTCGCCGATGATCCGCCCGACGAACTGCGCGCCGACCAGCGCGACGTAACCGAACGCGGCGATCGACCCTGCCGCGCCGAGCGACTCGTTCAGGTAGACCGCCGCCCACGTGCTGCCCGCGTCCTCCACGAGTGCGTCCGCGATGCCGAGGAGGACGAGCGCGCCGAGGACCAGGACCGTACGAGGGGTGGGGCCGGTCGGTCGGGCGCGAGGCGTCGGTGGGGTGCCGTCGGGCTCGCTGGTCTCGATGGGCTCCACGGGCTCGGCATCGCGGCCGCGCAGCAGGAACGGGAACGCCGCGACCGCGATCGCGGCGAACAGCGCCGACGAGAGGCCGAGATGGACCGCCGGTGACAGACCCAGCGCGACCGCCCCCGCGCCCATAAGGCCACCGAGCACCGCGCCTGCGGACCAGATCGCGTGGAACGCGTTGAGGATCGACCGCCCGTAGCGTCGCTGGACCCGCAGCCCGTGCGCGTTCTGCGCCACGTCGGTGATCGCGTCCATCGCGCCGAGCAGGAACAGCGCCGCGGCGAACGTCGCGAGGTTGGGCGCGAGACCGATGGCGAAGGCGCCGACCCCGGTGAGGATCGTGCCGACGACCGTGACCCGCGACGACCGGAAGCGCCTGATGAGCACGCCGGCCGCTAGCCCCGCGACCAGTGCTCCGACGGGCAGCGCGGCGATCGCGAGTCCGTACGAGGCGTTGGTCAGGTCGAGGTCGTCCTTGATCCCGGGATAGCGGGGGAGGACGTTCGCGAAGATCGCGCCGTTCGTCAGGAACAGCACGGCCACGGCGATCCGCGCGCGGCGCAGCGTCTGGTCGGGGGAGGTCACCGCACGACGCTAGTCGATGACTGGGCGCACGACATCATCGTCAGCAGCGGTACGACGTCGCGCGCGCGACCGGTACGCGGACGGCGTCGTGCCGTACTGGCGCACGAACGCCTGGCGCATCGCCTCGGCCGACCTGAACCCGCACTGGCGTGCGATGGTCGCGAGCGGTTCGGGGGTTCCCTCAAGCAGATGGGCGGCCGCTTCGAGACGCACGGTCCGGACGTACTGCGCTGGCGTGGCTCCGACCTCGGCGGCGAAGACTCGGCCGAGGTGACGCACGCTCACACCGGCGACGTCCGCGAGGGCGGCGGTGTCTGCCGGAGCGGCGAGATCGGCGGTCACGTGGTCGGTCACGCTGCGGACGATGGTGTTCTCCGTCGTGGGTGCTGCGGTGTGGATGCTCATCTGCGACTGGCTCCCCGGCCGCTGGAGGTAGGTGACGAGGTAGCGCGACGTCGCACGCGCGAGCTCCGGCCCGTGGTCCTCCTCGATGAACGCCAGCGTCAGGTCGAGCGCGCTCGTGACGCCGGCGGCGGTCGAGATCGCGCCGTCGCGGATGAAGATCGGATCAGGATCGACGGTGACATTCGGGTGATGGCGAGCCAGCCGCGCCGCGTACTGCCAGTGTGTGGTCGCGCGCCGCCCGTCGAGGAGGTCGGCCGCGGCCAGGATCGTGGCCCCTGTGCAGACCGAGGCCGTACGGCGGGCCGCGCCGGCGAGACGGCGTACGTGGTCGCGGACCAGCATGCTCTCCGCGGCGCGCTCGTGACCGGTGCCGCCGGAGACGATGACCGTGTCGATCGGCGTCGCAACGTGCTCGAGCGCGCCGTCGGCGGCGAGGGTGAGGCCCGACCCGCACACGACGGGGAGCCCGCCGGGCGAGACGACGCGCGTGCTGTACGGGACCTCGAGCGCTCCGATCATGTTCGCCATCATCAGCGGGGTGGTGATGCAGGCGATGTCGAGCAGCTCGGCGTTCTCGTACGCGACGACGACGACGGTCCGTTCCGGCATGCTTCAGTGTAGGCCGAGAGACACGGATCCCAGGATCTCGGACACGATCGGCCGCAGAGGTCTCACGCGTCGGGCAAACCTCCTTAGCGTCGACGTCATGATCAGCGACACCGAGGGACGCGGACCTCGCACCGAGCGGCAGCACCGCCTGCCGTGGCTGTTGCGGCGGTGGCCGACTGCGCTCGGCATCGGGTCAGGCGCGTTCATCGTGTCCGACATGACGGACGGGTCGGAGGCGGCGCTCGTCCTCGTCGTCGCGGCCTTGGGCTACATCGCGACTGCGGTGCTGGACCGGCAAGGTCTGATCTGGGCGGTCGTCGCGGCCGAGATGGTCGTGGTCGTGGTCCTGCGGATCGTCGACGTCGATCCCATCCCGGTGCTGGCCGTCGCTGCGGTCGCACTGGCGCTGGTCGGCGCCGTGCGGCGGAGGTGGGGGCCGTCTCGCTTCGAGACGCTCTACCCCTGGCTCACCGCGCTCTTCCTCGTCGCTGGCCTCGTCGGTGCTTACGCGAGCCCGGTGCTCGCCGGGGTGATCGTCGGCCTCGCGCTCATCGCTCACGCTGCGTGGGACGCGATCCACTGGCACGAGGACGCCGTGGTCAGCCGCCCGTTCGCCGAGTGGTGCGGCACGCTCGACTTCGTTCTGGGGATCGGGGTGCTCGTGCTGGTGCTCGCGTGAGCGCCCCTCACCCGCGCTCGGTGCGGACGAGCATGCCGATCTTGTCGATGCGGTGCTCGGGGTTGTCGAACTCGTCGACCCAGAAGTTGCCCTGCGCGTGGTCCTCCGGCGTCGCGCAGGTCGAGAGCGTGACGTGGGCGCGTTCGGGCTGACGACCGGGGTGGCCGGGGACGGCAGCACGCTGCTCCGCGAGCGAACGCGCCGAGCGGAACGACGTCGAGCGCGTGCCGACGATCTCGTACGTCCAGCGCGTGCCGCCGGCGGTCACATGCACCCGGTCGCCGCGCTCGAGGTCCGGCAGGTCCAGGAACGCCCGCGTGGACGAGAGGCGGTGCGCGGTCACCTGGTAGTTGCCGATCCCGCCGGGCCCCGCACCGCCGTCGCGCCCGTACGGGCTGGCGGCGTGGCCACGGTTCTGGATCCGGGTGCCGGCGTCGTCGTCGGTTTTGCCCCGGTAGGCGATCACGCGCAGGTCGCGGATGCCGAGAGTCGGGATGGACAGGAGGGCGTCGCGAGGCGGGGTGGGAGGTGCGGGAGCAGCGGTGGGGCTCGGCGTCGGGGTTGGTGAGGGCGCCCGCGTCGCGGAGGGCGTGCGCGTCGGAGTGGTCGACGCAGATCGCTCGGCCTGCGGCGTGGGGGCGCGCTCGACGACCGGGGCACCGCCACATCCCACGATTAGGAGTGTGGCCGCGCCCAGGAGGCCAGTGCGTGCCTTCATCTCACGACGGTAGGACGTGATCCGTCAGTCCGTCGAGGGTGCCGAAGCGGTGCGCGGTCATGCTCACCGCCTGCTCGTGCACGAACGGCAGCATCTCGACCCGCCCCGCCTCCGTGACCGGGTGCCCGTACACCGCGAGGTCAGGACGCCCACCGGTCGCCCGCATCAGCGCAGCCGCGTCGCCGCCAACGAGGCGTACGCGCCCGGCCGGAAGGTCCGTGGCCCGTGCAAGCCACGCGGCGTCCCGCTCCACGACGATCGACGTCCGGGCGCCGCCGAAGGCGACCCGTACCGGGGCAGGCAGCGCGACGGCCGAGCTCACCGAGACGATCGCCCCCGCACGCGCTCCTGCCGCGACGACGCGGACGAGCTCGGCCAGCGGCCGCTCGCCGTCGTACCGCACGGTGACGGGCACGGGCAGGTGCCTCAGGACGTTGCGCTCGTACGGGATGCCCGTGACGTCGGCGCCGACGCCGAACAGCGTCCGCCAGGCCTGCGCGTCGCTGCGCAGCGCCCGCTCGAGCATGGCGAGGCCGTCGCCGGGCACGCCTGCGGCGACGGCGGCGTCGACGAACACCCGCTGATCGAGCGCGATCGGGTCGCCCGACGTCGCCCGCGCCGGCTCCCAGTCGACCAGCCCGTGGAGATAGCTCGGGCCACCCGCCTTCGTACCGGCGCCGACCGCCGACCGTTTCCACCCGCCGAACGGCTGCCGTCGTACGATCGCGCCGGTGATGCCGCGGTTCACGTACAGGTTGCCCGCGTCGACGCCGTCCACCCACCGCGCGATGTCGTCCGGGTCGAGCGAGTGGAGCCCGGCGGTGAGCCCGTACGGCGTCGCGTTCTGCAGCGCGATCGCCTCGTCCAGCGTCCCGGCGGTCATGATCCCGAGCACCGGCCCGAAGAACTCCACAAGGTGCGTCGCCGATCCGGGTGCCACGCCGACCTTCACCCCGGGCGACCACAGGCGGCCGGTCTCGTCGAGCCGCCGCGGCGCGACGAGCCACGACTCGCCGGTCTCGAGCGAGGTGAGCGCGTCGAGCAGCTTGCCGTGCGCGGGTTCGATGACGGGCCCGACCTGGCTTGTCGGGTCGGTCGGATAGCCGACCTTGAGCGACCGTACGGCATCGGCGAGCTGGTCGCGGAAGCGTCGCGACCGCGTCACGGGGCCGACGAGGATCGCCAGCGAGGCCGCCGAGCACTTTTGCCCGGCGTGCCCGAACGCCGACGCGACGAGGTCCTTCACGGCGAGGTCGAGGTCCGCGCTCGGCGCGACGACGATCGCGTTCTTGCCGCTGGTCTCGGCTAGCAGCGGCAGGTCCGGCCGGAAGGTGCGGAACAGCGCCGCTGTCTCGTACGCGCCGGTGAGGATCAGCCGGTCGACGCGGCGGTCGGAGACGAGCTGCTGCCCGAGGTCGGACTCGGCGACGTGGACGAGCTGCAGCACGTTGCGGGGCACGCCCGCCTCCCACAGCGCCGCGACGACGAGCGACCCGCACCGCCGGGCCTGGTGGGCGGGTTTGACGACGACCGACGCGCCGGACGCGAGCGCGGCGAGCATCGAGCCCGAGGGGATCGCGACCGGGAAGTTCCACGGCGGCGTGACGACGGTGAGGCGTACGGGGACGGGCGTCGCGCCGTCGGTACGGTCGAGCAGCCTGGCGGACTCGGCGTAGTAGCGGGCGAAGTCGACCGCCTCGGAGACCTCCGGATCGGCCTGGTCGACGGTCTTGCCGCACTCGGCCGCCATCACCTCGACGAGGTCGGCGCGATGCCGTTCGAGCGCGGCCGCGGCACGGCGCAGCACCTCGGCCCGCCCGTCTCCGCCGAGCGCGGCCCACGCCGGCTGCGCGTCGACCGCCGAGGCGAGCACGCCCTCGATCGCGTCGGCTGAGGTCACGGTGTGCTCCCGCACCAGCTCCTCGCCGAGCTCCGACGACGCGGCGCGCGCGAGGATGTCCCGCGCCCAGGCGCGGTTGCACTCCAGGGCCGGGTCGGTGTCCGAGGTGTTGGCGAAGCCCGGCGGCGGCACGTCGACCGGATCCGTACGGCGGTCCTGTCGCCGACGCGGCTCCGGCACGGTCGCGTCCACCGCCCGCAGCGACGCGAGGAACCGGTCCCGCTCCCGTGCGAACAGCCGCTCGTCGCTCCCGAGGTCGAAGACCGCCGACATGAAGTTCTCCGGGCTCGCGCCCTCCTCGAGTCGCCGCACGAGATAGGCGATCGCGGTGTCGAACTCCGCCGCCCGCACCACCGGGGTGTAGAGGAGCAGCCCGCCGACGGTCCTGCGTACGGCCTCGGCCTGTCCCTGCGCCATCCCGAGGAGCATCTCGACGTCGACACCGTCGCGGACCCCGCGCCGCCCGGCGAGCAGCCACGCGTGCGCGACGTCGAAGAGGTTGTGACCGGCGACCCCGATCCGGACGTTCGCGATGCGGTCGGGGTCGAGGGCGTAGTCGAGGATCCGCTTGTAGTGCGTGTCGGTCTCCTGCTTGGAGCCCCAGGTCGCGAGCGGCCAGTCGCGCAGCGCCGACTCGACGTGCTCCATCGGAAGGTTCGCGCCCTTGACCAGCCGCACCTTGATCACCGCACCGCCGGCGGCGCGGCGACGCGCGGCCCACTCCTGGAGGTGCTGCATCGTCGCGAGGGTGTCGGGCAGGTAGGCCTGCAGCACGATGCCGGCCTCGAGGTCGCGCAGCGCGGGCTCGTCCAGGAGACGCGTGAAGACCGCGACGGTGAGGTCGAGGTCGCGGTACTCCTCCATGTCGAGGTTGATGAACGTGCGCGGCGACGCCTGCACCGCCTGCCGATAGAGCGGACGCAGCTGCGCGACGACGTGGTCGACCGTCTCGTCGAACGCCCACGGCGAGTGGGGTGCGACGGTCGCGGAGACCTTGATCGACACGTAGTCGACGTCGGGTCGCGAGAGGAGTCGCTCGGTCCCGTCGAGCCGCCGCGACGCCTCGCGCTCGCCCAGCACGGCCTCGCCGAGGAGGTTGAGGTTGAGCCGGACGCCGCGCGAGCGGATGCGCGCGATCGCTTGGCCGAGCCGGCGGTCGGAGGCGTCGACGACGAGGTGCCCGACCATGCCGCGCAGGACCCTGCGGACCATCGGGATCACGAGGCCCGGCGCGACCCGCGCGGCGACGGCTCCCACGCGGATCGCCGCGCGCAGGTGCCACGGCAGGAACGACGGCACGTCCTGTGCGTGCTCGGCGAAGGCCCGTGCGGCGACCCGAGCGTCCTCCGGCCGGATGACGCCGTCGACGAACCCGACGGCGAACGGCAGGCCCGCCGGATCCTTCAGGACGTCCGCGAGCTGCTGGGCCGAACGGTCGGTCGGCACCTGCGCCGCGACCGCGAGCCACTGCCGTACGAGAGCCTCGACCTCGTCCTCGAGACCGGGATCGTGCGCCAGGGCTGCGGTCGCGTCGGGCACCGTCAGTGCGCCACCAGGGCCGGCGTGGGTGCCGGCGTCACCATCGCGAACAGGTCCTTCGGGTCAGCGGGCTCGGCGACCAGGTCGAGCATGGCCTCGTACGAGGTGCCGCGCACGGCGTCGCGGACGAAGCGGAGCGCGACGAAGTCCTCGATCGCGAAGCCGACCGAGTCGAACACCGTGACCTCCTCGCGCGACGTACGGCCCGCGGCCTCGCCCGCGATCACCGCCCACAGCTCGGTCACCGCAAACTCTGGTCCGAACGCCTGGATCTCGCCCTCGACGCGGGTCTGCTCGGGGTACTCGACGAAGACCGACGCCCGCCCCAGGATCGCCTGGTCGAGCTCGGTCTTGCCGGGGCAGTCGCCGCCGATCGCGTTGACGTGCACGCCGGGAGCGACGTCGACGTCGCGTAGGACGGTCGCGTTGGTCTTGTCGGCGGTGCAGGTCGTGATCACGTCGGCACCGCGTACGGCGTCGGCGGCGCTGGTGGCGACGGTGATCTCGAAGCCGAGCGGCTCGAGGTTGCGGACGAGCTTGTACATCGCCTCGGGGTCGGTGTCGAAGACCCGCAGCCGATCGATGCCGAGGACGGCGCGGAAGCCGAGCGCCTGGAACTCCGCCTGCGACCCGGTCCCGATCATCGCCATCGTCGAGGAGTCGGGGCGGGCCAGCCACTTCGCGGCCATCGCCGACGTCGCCGCCGTACGGAGGGCGGTGAGCAGCGTCATCTCCGCCATGAAGGTCGGGTAGCCGTTGTGCACCTGGGCGAGGACGCCGAACGCGGTGACGGTCTGGAAGCCACGCAGCGGGTTGGACGGATGGCCGTTGACGTACTTGAACCCGTACTCGTCGCCGTCGCTGGTCGGCATCAGCTCCATCACGCCGTCGCGCGTGTGCACGGCGTGACGCGGCGACTTGTCGAACTGCGGCCACCGGCGGAAGTCGCCCTCGAGCGCCGTCACCATCTCACCGATGATGCGCTCGGCTCCCTTTTCGCCGATCCAGCGGCTCATGCTTCCCACGTCCACGAAGGAGACTGTCGTCATGCCCGGACCTCCAGTGTGCAGCACTTCACGCTTCCGCCGCCCTTGAGCAGCTCGCTCAGGTCGACGCCGATCGGGTGGAAACCGCGCTCCCGCAGACACTCGTGCAGGTGCACGGCCTTGTCGGTGAGGACGACATGGTGGCCGTCCGAGACCGCGTTGAGCCCGAGGACGCTCGCGTCCGCGTCGTTCGCGAGGATCGCGTCGGGGAACAGCTGGCGCAGGACGGCGTTGCTCGCCGCGCTGAACGCGCCCGGGTAGTAGGCGATCGTCCGCTCGTCGAGCACGGCCAGCGCCGTGTCGAGGTGGTAGTAGCGCGGGTCGATCAGGTCCAGCGAGATCACCGGGGCGCCGAAGAACTCGCGCACCTCGTGGTGCGCGGCGACCGAGGTACGGAAGCCGGTGCCGGCGAGGATCAGGCGTCCGACGACGAGGAAGTCGCCCTCACCCTCGTTGGTGGACCCGGCCTGGATCGTCGGCCGGAACCCGGCCTCGTCGAACCACGCGTGGTACGCCGCCCCCTCGGGCTGGCGCTCGGCGAAGGTGAAGCTCGCCGCGACCGCCTTGCCGTCGTACACGACGCCGCCGTTCGCGGCGTACACCATGTCGGGCAGGCCCTCGACCGGGCGGATCAGGTCGACCTTATGACCGAGACTCTCGTACGTGGCGCGCAGCGTCTCCCACTGCGTGATGGCGAGCACGGTGTCCACCGGCATGCTCGGGTCCATCCACGGGTTGATCGCGTAGGTCACGTCGAAGTGCTCCGGTCGGCACATCAAGAAGCGGCGTGGTGTCGCTTCGCGGGGCATCGGATGTGCCGTCTGCTGCCTCGTCGTCGTCGTCGGCAGCGCAGCCCCGGTCATGATCGTCATCTACCACCTCCGTGTCGTCAGGTGTCCCGAACGTACGTCGGTACCCGTTGCGCGGCCGATGGCAATCCGTTGCGCAGATCGGTCAGCGACGGGCGGTCTGTTGCGGGATCTGCGCGATGACGAGCGTCGTCAGCGCATCCCATAGTGGTACCGTGTTGGTATGAGCACCCAGATCGCGGTACGCCTGGACGAGGAGCTTGTCGAGTTCGTCGATGCCCTCGTACGCCGCGGCGAGGCGTCTAGTCGTGCAGCGGTGGTCGCTCGGGCACTCGAACGGGAGCGGCGTCGCAAGACCGCAGAGCGCGATGCGGCAATCCTCGCTGCGGCCCGAACGGACGCGGACATGGACGATCTCGCCGAGTTCGCCTCCCGCCTTCCGATGGACGACATCGACTGATGCGTCCGATCCACATGGCGCGTCTCGACAAGGCGCGGCCGGTGTTGATCCTCACCCGCGAGGCCGTGCGGCCCTACCTCACCCGTGTGACCGTCGCTCCGATCACCAGCACCATCCGCGGCTTGTCGACCGAGGTGGAGGTAGGCCCCGTAAACGGACTGGACCACGTCAGCGTCGTGAGCTGCGACAACATCGTGACCGTCCCGGTGGCCTCGGTGGGCCGACAGCTTGGCTTCCTGCTCGACTCCCAGGAGGCCGAGCTGGCGGACGCGGTCCGCGCCGCCTTCGACCTGGACTGGTAGCCAGAAGACTCGATTCCTTGATGACGGGCTGGTTCTCGAGAATGGTGAAAGGTGGGACCCTGTGCGTCCCCCTGGCAGCTACTTCAGTACTGCGCGGGAGGTTAGCAAACTCTCTCCCATCAGAGTCGTTCGGATAATCGGGCGCTCTTCGCCAGTGGATCTGAGTTGCGAGGAGTACGCGGAGTACGTCGCCCGGGGTTGGCTGAAGAATTGGCCTCAGGCGAGTCTCACGTTGGATTCATCGTGTACTCGCGTGGTGGGCACGATGTCATCGTCGGCGTCGTCCCCGAGCAGGACTGGTTCTAAGCCCACGGGGCCTGCGCGTCAGCGGGCGATGTCGATGATGGCATGACCTAGTCCGCGCGAACCGTCTCACACGAGGGCGGCTGCCGCCTCGATCTCGTCACCGCCGAAGTACGCCTTGCGCACGGCGTCGCGGTCGGCACGTAGCTCGGCGGCGCTGCCGGAGAGCGCCACCCGGCCGTGGTGGAGGACGACGGCACGGTCGGCTACCGACAGTGCGAGGTCGACGTGCTGCTCCACGAGCAGGACCGCGACCCACGACTCGTCGGCGAGCGCGCGGACGATCGGGAGCAGCTCTTGGACCGCGAGCGGCGCCAGCCCCAGGCTCAGCTCGTCGACGAGCAGCACGCGCGGGCGCGCGAGGAGGGCCTTCGCCAGCGCGAGCATCTGCTGCTCACCGCCCGAGAGCAGCCCGACGCGGCGATTGACCAGAGGCGCCAGCCGCGGAAGCCGGTCCAGCACGGTGTCGAGGTCACGGGCGCGGTGCCGCCGCGCCAGCGAGAGGTTCTCGCGGACGGTGAGGTCGTGAAAGATCGCACGGCTGTCGGGGACGAGAACGACGCCTTCGCGCGCGCTCTTCTCGACCTTCCGGGAGAGGGGACGCCCGAACGCCCGCACCTCGCCGGCAGTCGGGGTCAGCAGACCGACCGCCGTCAGCAGGACCGTGGTCTTGCCCGCGCCGTTCGGCCCGAGCAGCGCGACGACCTCACCCGCCTTGACCGACAGGTCGAGGTCACGCACGGCAGCCGCGTGCCCGTACCCCGCGGTCACGCCCTTCAGCTCCAACGCGCTCATGCCGCCGGCTCCTCTCCCAGGTAGGCCGCCACGACGGCGGCGTCGCTGCGGATCTCGTCAGGGGGTCCGCACGCGATGACGCGTCCGAAGTCGAGCACGTACACGCGGTCGCAGACGTTGAGCACGAGGTTCATGTCGTGGTCGATGAGGAGCACCGCGCGTCCGGTCGCGGCCATCGTGCGCACGACCTCGCCGAACGCCTCGCTCTCGTCGGTGTCGAGACCGGCCGCGGGCTCGTCGAGGAGGACGACGCTGCTGTCGCCGGCCAGCGCACGCGCGACACCGACGAGTCGTTGACGGCCCAGGCTGAGCTGGTCGGGGAGGCGGCCCGTGTCGTCTGCGAGTCCGAGCATCTCGAGCGTCGGGTCGGTGCCGCCCCGGGCCGACCTGCCGAGGACGTCGGCGAGCAGCCCGCGCCACCCCCGGCGCTGCGTGGCGACGGCGATGTTGTCCGCGACGGTGAGGTCGGCGAACAGCTCACCGGCCTGCCACGTACGGGCGAGCCCGGCGCGGCGCCGTCGGTGCGGAGGGAGGGAGTCGAGCCGGCGGCCGTCGAGGAGCACCTCGCCCACCGACGGGGTGAAACCGGTGACGGCGTCGACCAGCGAGGTCTTGCCGGCGCCGTTCGGACCGATCAGGCCGACGACCTCGCCGCGGGAGATCGTGAGGTCGACGCTGTCGTTCGCCACGACGCCGCCGTAACGGACGGTCAGGTCGCGGACCTCGAACAGCGGGTCCGGGCGGGCCGGTACGGCGTCAGCGGTGGGCACGAGAGCTCCTCAGGTGGATGAGGTGGGCAGATGCCTGGCGGACGCTGCCGGTGATGCCGACGGGGTTCAGCACCGCCGTGACGACCAGGGCGATCGCCGCGATGAGGCTGTAGAGGTGGCCGACGCCGAGCGTGTCGTCGAGGAATGTCGCGACCACCCCGAGCGGGGCGAGCAGCCCGGCGACGACCGCTCCGGCGAGGCTGGTGATGCCCGAGACATAGACGATGCACAGCAGGGTGAGCCCGACGAACACGGTGAAGGACTCCACCGACAGTTGCGAGCGGCTGTAGCCGATGAGGCAGCCGCCGATCCCGGCGAGGAACGCGGAGATCGCGAACCCAAGCAGCTTCGTGCCGGCCACGTCGATGCCGACGGAGGCGGCGGCGCGCTCGTTGGAGCGGATCGCGAGGAACGCGCGGCCCGTGCGACCCCGCATGAGGCGCGCGGTCGCCCAGGTGAGCAGCCCGACGACGACGAGGACCATGAGGGCGAACGACACCGTCGTGAGGTCGGTGCCGCGTCGTACGGAGAGGTCGATGCCGAACACCTTCGGGTCCGAGATGAGGTTGCCCTCGAACGGCGTGAACGCAGGATTGCCGAAGATGAAGGTCTGGATGGCGAGCGCACCCGCCAGCGTCACGACCGCGAGGTGGGCGCCGCGGATGCGCAGCGCGGGGATGCCGACGATGACGCCGAGCAGGGTGGCCGCGAGGGCGGGGACGACGAGCGAGAGGGGGAACGGGACGCCGTACTCTGTCGTCACCCGCGAGAGGACGAACCCGCCCGCACCGGCGAAGGCCATCGCCGCCAGCGAGATCTGGCCGAGGTAGCCGGTCAGCACCACCAGCGACAGCGCGATCAGCATCATGATGATCGACGTCACGACGCCGAACCGCCAGCTGCCCTCGGTGAGCAGGATCGCGGCAACTGCGGCGGCGACCGCGCCGAGCGCGAGCACCGGCCGTGTCCGCGGCGGGCGCACCGCGGGCATCCGCATGGTCTGCATGCGGCCGCGCACCGGGATCTTGCGGCCGAAGGCGAACAGG
This genomic window contains:
- the ddaH gene encoding dimethylargininase, encoding MTIMTGAALPTTTTRQQTAHPMPREATPRRFLMCRPEHFDVTYAINPWMDPSMPVDTVLAITQWETLRATYESLGHKVDLIRPVEGLPDMVYAANGGVVYDGKAVAASFTFAERQPEGAAYHAWFDEAGFRPTIQAGSTNEGEGDFLVVGRLILAGTGFRTSVAAHHEVREFFGAPVISLDLIDPRYYHLDTALAVLDERTIAYYPGAFSAASNAVLRQLFPDAILANDADASVLGLNAVSDGHHVVLTDKAVHLHECLRERGFHPIGVDLSELLKGGGSVKCCTLEVRA
- a CDS encoding ornithine cyclodeaminase; this translates as MTTVSFVDVGSMSRWIGEKGAERIIGEMVTALEGDFRRWPQFDKSPRHAVHTRDGVMELMPTSDGDEYGFKYVNGHPSNPLRGFQTVTAFGVLAQVHNGYPTFMAEMTLLTALRTAATSAMAAKWLARPDSSTMAMIGTGSQAEFQALGFRAVLGIDRLRVFDTDPEAMYKLVRNLEPLGFEITVATSAADAVRGADVITTCTADKTNATVLRDVDVAPGVHVNAIGGDCPGKTELDQAILGRASVFVEYPEQTRVEGEIQAFGPEFAVTELWAVIAGEAAGRTSREEVTVFDSVGFAIEDFVALRFVRDAVRGTSYEAMLDLVAEPADPKDLFAMVTPAPTPALVAH
- a CDS encoding YlcI/YnfO family protein encodes the protein MSTQIAVRLDEELVEFVDALVRRGEASSRAAVVARALERERRRKTAERDAAILAAARTDADMDDLAEFASRLPMDDID
- a CDS encoding MFS transporter, with translation MTSPDQTLRRARIAVAVLFLTNGAIFANVLPRYPGIKDDLDLTNASYGLAIAALPVGALVAGLAAGVLIRRFRSSRVTVVGTILTGVGAFAIGLAPNLATFAAALFLLGAMDAITDVAQNAHGLRVQRRYGRSILNAFHAIWSAGAVLGGLMGAGAVALGLSPAVHLGLSSALFAAIAVAAFPFLLRGRDAEPVEPIETSEPDGTPPTPRARPTGPTPRTVLVLGALVLLGIADALVEDAGSTWAAVYLNESLGAAGSIAAFGYVALVGAQFVGRIIGDRLVDRFGQRAVVRVGGLITASGMGAALAFPTVPGTIAGFAAAGFGVATVIPAAMHGADELPGFKPGTGLTLLTWLMRVGFLVSPPIVGLVADATSLRVGLLVVPLAGITMLAFAGVLEGRRSPSATPPRER
- a CDS encoding GlxA family transcriptional regulator; its protein translation is MPERTVVVVAYENAELLDIACITTPLMMANMIGALEVPYSTRVVSPGGLPVVCGSGLTLAADGALEHVATPIDTVIVSGGTGHERAAESMLVRDHVRRLAGAARRTASVCTGATILAAADLLDGRRATTHWQYAARLARHHPNVTVDPDPIFIRDGAISTAAGVTSALDLTLAFIEEDHGPELARATSRYLVTYLQRPGSQSQMSIHTAAPTTENTIVRSVTDHVTADLAAPADTAALADVAGVSVRHLGRVFAAEVGATPAQYVRTVRLEAAAHLLEGTPEPLATIARQCGFRSAEAMRQAFVRQYGTTPSAYRSRARRRTAADDDVVRPVID
- a CDS encoding sortase domain-bontaining protein; amino-acid sequence: MKARTGLLGAATLLIVGCGGAPVVERAPTPQAERSASTTPTRTPSATRAPSPTPTPSPTAAPAPPTPPRDALLSIPTLGIRDLRVIAYRGKTDDDAGTRIQNRGHAASPYGRDGGAGPGGIGNYQVTAHRLSSTRAFLDLPDLERGDRVHVTAGGTRWTYEIVGTRSTSFRSARSLAEQRAAVPGHPGRQPERAHVTLSTCATPEDHAQGNFWVDEFDNPEHRIDKIGMLVRTERG
- a CDS encoding bifunctional proline dehydrogenase/L-glutamate gamma-semialdehyde dehydrogenase gives rise to the protein MPDATAALAHDPGLEDEVEALVRQWLAVAAQVPTDRSAQQLADVLKDPAGLPFAVGFVDGVIRPEDARVAARAFAEHAQDVPSFLPWHLRAAIRVGAVAARVAPGLVIPMVRRVLRGMVGHLVVDASDRRLGQAIARIRSRGVRLNLNLLGEAVLGEREASRRLDGTERLLSRPDVDYVSIKVSATVAPHSPWAFDETVDHVVAQLRPLYRQAVQASPRTFINLDMEEYRDLDLTVAVFTRLLDEPALRDLEAGIVLQAYLPDTLATMQHLQEWAARRRAAGGAVIKVRLVKGANLPMEHVESALRDWPLATWGSKQETDTHYKRILDYALDPDRIANVRIGVAGHNLFDVAHAWLLAGRRGVRDGVDVEMLLGMAQGQAEAVRRTVGGLLLYTPVVRAAEFDTAIAYLVRRLEEGASPENFMSAVFDLGSDERLFARERDRFLASLRAVDATVPEPRRRQDRRTDPVDVPPPGFANTSDTDPALECNRAWARDILARAASSELGEELVREHTVTSADAIEGVLASAVDAQPAWAALGGDGRAEVLRRAAAALERHRADLVEVMAAECGKTVDQADPEVSEAVDFARYYAESARLLDRTDGATPVPVRLTVVTPPWNFPVAIPSGSMLAALASGASVVVKPAHQARRCGSLVVAALWEAGVPRNVLQLVHVAESDLGQQLVSDRRVDRLILTGAYETAALFRTFRPDLPLLAETSGKNAIVVAPSADLDLAVKDLVASAFGHAGQKCSAASLAILVGPVTRSRRFRDQLADAVRSLKVGYPTDPTSQVGPVIEPAHGKLLDALTSLETGESWLVAPRRLDETGRLWSPGVKVGVAPGSATHLVEFFGPVLGIMTAGTLDEAIALQNATPYGLTAGLHSLDPDDIARWVDGVDAGNLYVNRGITGAIVRRQPFGGWKRSAVGAGTKAGGPSYLHGLVDWEPARATSGDPIALDQRVFVDAAVAAGVPGDGLAMLERALRSDAQAWRTLFGVGADVTGIPYERNVLRHLPVPVTVRYDGERPLAELVRVVAAGARAGAIVSVSSAVALPAPVRVAFGGARTSIVVERDAAWLARATDLPAGRVRLVGGDAAALMRATGGRPDLAVYGHPVTEAGRVEMLPFVHEQAVSMTAHRFGTLDGLTDHVLPS